From one Streptomyces sp. R41 genomic stretch:
- a CDS encoding ROK family protein: protein MRGRHAETGPGVNLLALRSHNAALVLDLLRTAGPSGISRLELAERTGLTPQAVSKITARLRADGLAAEAGRRASTGGKPRTVLRLVPEAGHAVGLHLDRDELTAVLCDLTGAVVDERRTPLDLGAGAEAVVEGAAGEVEALIAGATVLGVGVALPGPLDHVRGVLHRVTGFPEWDGFPLRDALVERLGLPVVVDKDTNAAALGVAVGGGASGGAGIAGAGGGAGGVGGSFAYLHLGTGLGAGLVIGGGVHRGARTGAGEFGHQVIQLDGPVCGCGNRGCIEVLCLEAVRRGAMDEAAHVLGAGAANLVGLLDIDLVLLGGRTVAAHQETFVRGVGAVLEERARREGVDLAVPVRVAPGGARGVAEGAAQLLLAPLFGRGEG, encoded by the coding sequence TTGCGAGGCCGGCACGCCGAGACCGGACCCGGAGTGAATCTGCTCGCCCTGCGCAGTCACAACGCCGCGCTCGTGCTCGATCTGCTGCGCACGGCCGGACCGTCCGGGATCAGTCGGCTCGAACTCGCCGAGCGGACCGGGCTGACCCCGCAGGCCGTCAGCAAGATCACCGCCCGGCTGCGGGCGGACGGCCTCGCGGCGGAGGCCGGACGCCGCGCCTCCACCGGCGGCAAGCCCCGTACGGTTCTGCGGCTCGTCCCCGAGGCTGGGCACGCGGTCGGGCTGCACCTCGACCGGGACGAACTGACGGCGGTGCTCTGCGATCTCACGGGGGCCGTGGTGGACGAGCGCAGGACTCCGCTGGATCTGGGGGCCGGAGCGGAGGCGGTTGTCGAGGGAGCGGCGGGGGAGGTGGAGGCCCTGATCGCGGGGGCGACCGTGCTGGGAGTGGGGGTCGCGCTGCCCGGGCCGCTCGATCATGTGCGGGGGGTTTTGCACCGGGTCACCGGGTTTCCCGAGTGGGACGGGTTTCCGTTGCGGGACGCGTTGGTGGAGCGGTTGGGGTTGCCGGTGGTGGTGGACAAGGACACGAATGCGGCGGCGTTGGGGGTTGCGGTAGGAGGTGGCGCCTCCGGCGGCGCTGGAATTGCCGGGGCCGGCGGAGGCGCCGGGGGCGTCGGGGGGTCCTTCGCGTATCTGCATCTTGGGACGGGGCTGGGGGCCGGGCTCGTGATCGGTGGGGGCGTGCATCGGGGCGCCCGTACCGGGGCGGGGGAGTTCGGGCATCAGGTCATTCAGCTGGACGGGCCGGTGTGTGGGTGCGGGAACCGCGGGTGCATCGAGGTCTTGTGTCTGGAGGCGGTGAGGCGGGGGGCCATGGATGAGGCGGCGCACGTGCTGGGGGCGGGCGCGGCGAATCTGGTGGGGCTGCTGGACATTGATCTCGTGCTGCTGGGTGGACGTACTGTCGCGGCCCATCAGGAGACCTTTGTGCGGGGGGTCGGGGCCGTGCTGGAGGAGCGGGCTCGGCGGGAGGGGGTGGACTTGGCGGTGCCGGTGCGGGTTGCTCCCGGTGGGGCGCGGGGGGTTGCGGAGGGGGCGGCGCAGTTGTTGTTGGCGCCGTTGTTCGGGCGGGGGGAGGGGTGA